A segment of the Sulfitobacter sp. D7 genome:
GTTGACGCCGCCGTCGCCGAAGTCTCCCCCGAGGACCGCAAGGCGCTGGAACTGGCCGCCGACCGCATCCGCGCCTATCACGCACGGCAGCTGCCCGAAGACGCCGAGTGGACGGATCCCGATGGCGCCACGTTGGGTTGGCGCTGGACGCCGGTTTCCGCCGCTGGCCTTTATGTGCCGGGCGGGCTGGCGAGCTATCCGTCCTCGGTCCTGATGAACGCGGTCCCGGCCAAGGTGGCGGGGGTCGAGCGTTTGGCCATGGTCGTGCCCACGCCCGATGGCGTGTTGAACCCGCTTGTGTTGCTGGCCGCCCGCATCGCCGGAGTGGATGAGATTTACCGCATCGGCGGCGCGCAGGCCGTGGCGGCGCTGGCCTATGGCACCGATACGATCCCCCCGGTGGACAAGATCACCGGCCCCGGCAACGCCTTTGTCGCCGCCGCCAAACGGCGCGTTTTCGGCAAAGTCGGCATCGACATGATCGCCGGCCCGTCGGAGATCCTTGTTATCGCTGATGGGGACAATGATCCCGATTTCATTGCTCTCGATCTGCTCAGTCAAGCCGAGCACGACGAGAGCGCGCAGAGCATTCTGATCACCACTGACCCCGCCTTTGCCCGCGCGGTGGAAGAGGCGGTTGAGAAACGCCTGCTCACCCTTGAGCGTCGCGCCATCGCGGGCGCAAGCTGGCGCGACAATGGTGCGATCATCACCGTGGCTGACCTCGACGCCGCGGCGGCGCTCAGCAACCGGATCGCGCCGGAACACCTTGAGCTTTGCGTGGCGGACCCAAAGGCGCTGTCGGAAAAGATCACCCATGCGGGCGCGATTTTCCTTGGCCAATGGACGCCCGAGGCGATTGGAGATTATGTCGGCGGGCCGAACCACGTTCTGCCCACGGCGCGGTCGGCGCGCTTCTCTTCGGGGCTGTCGGTGTTGGATTTCATGAAGCGCACCACATTGGCCCAGATGTCGCCCGAAGCCCTCAAAGCCATCGGCCCGGCGGCAGAGCGGTTGGCCCAGTCAGAGAGCCTTGAGGCGCATGGCCTGTCGGTCACCGCGCGCCTGCGCAAGCTGAACGACTAGGGCAGGGGGGGCAGAAGCCGCCTGCGCAGGAGGCAGGGCGCTGCCCGCTGTGCCCCCGGGCGCGACATTCGCCACCGGGCATGCTCTCGCGCATTGCCCCCTTC
Coding sequences within it:
- the hisD gene encoding histidinol dehydrogenase, with the protein product MPVTLDASAPDFEAAFDKLLNAKREDSPDVDAVVAEIIADVRARGDAAVIDLSQKFDRVTLTPDSLRISVAEVDAAVAEVSPEDRKALELAADRIRAYHARQLPEDAEWTDPDGATLGWRWTPVSAAGLYVPGGLASYPSSVLMNAVPAKVAGVERLAMVVPTPDGVLNPLVLLAARIAGVDEIYRIGGAQAVAALAYGTDTIPPVDKITGPGNAFVAAAKRRVFGKVGIDMIAGPSEILVIADGDNDPDFIALDLLSQAEHDESAQSILITTDPAFARAVEEAVEKRLLTLERRAIAGASWRDNGAIITVADLDAAAALSNRIAPEHLELCVADPKALSEKITHAGAIFLGQWTPEAIGDYVGGPNHVLPTARSARFSSGLSVLDFMKRTTLAQMSPEALKAIGPAAERLAQSESLEAHGLSVTARLRKLND